ATAATTATCCTTCTGTCAAAGACAAGCATTTGAGGAAAACACCTGTAAATTGCATAGCAATATATCATGATCTTAATTAAGTTCTAAGCTAGAAAAGGTATTTAAAAGTTGAGTCTTAAAAGTTTCACATGTAAATTTGACATTTCTTCTAACCTTAAATGAGAACAAGTTGAATCCCATCACCATCTTACGCATCTGTCCTGAACTTCCAAGTAGCAAAAGGCTGCCTTGAACTGCTGCTGTTCAGGATGTCCACGGAAGTAAACAATTTTGTGGTAGGATGTCGTCATTAGAACTGGAATTGGCTAGCATGATATGTTTATTCTAGGACATGAAACCAAGGCTGATGCTCCAAAAGATACCCATGACATGATGACAACACAGAACAGAACTGTAGAGATAACTAGTAATTTCTTTATTCAAGAGAGCGATATACATCGAACAGTTTATTCATTCTAATGTTTTAATTTACCCAGGTAGATACAGTTATCACAGAGAACACTCCTTCAATACGCTTCCAAGAGGCATGACTCGCTTCCAGAATAGTTGAGCCTTCAACGTTTATGCAGATCTCCGTGTAAGCTGATCATTTGATGTGCTCTCAAATATTTTGTCCGCATTCCCTACCTCAAAACCATCGCGCCTGTGGTGTTCATTGACCTTCAGTAGTTATTAAACAAGTATGGTTGCTTGGTTAGTCGATCAGGAATTTAGGGTTCAGGAAGATAAACTGATAAGTTTATCGAAACCACACTCATGCTAAGCAAAATAAATACAGTAAGAATAAAATATGCACACCTCATCATTTGGCAAATCTTTGAACTGTGGGAGTACCAGGCGTTCAGCAAATTCAATATAGGAACGTGGAATGGATTCAGTGATTCCATCAGCAAAAGTAAACAACGCTGAATCAGCTACAGTTGAGCTTTGCTGGAGGAGACCATCAGGACTCACTGTTAAAAGgtagaagaaatgagaaaaacAAGTATGCAAAATAACTTCTCTGCAAATGTGGAATAACAGCAAGGAAAACAAAAATGCTTGATATTATGTACATAAAAGGAAATTTTGAACCAAAGGTAACAATTAATCATCCTGATTACTATCAACAAGCTACATAGTTTCTAAAAGCAAAGTCTGTAAAATGTGCAATTAGGTGTAGTTCTCCTAATAAAATGTAATTGGATTTTTCCAGTAGAACCAGCTGGGTATAAGAGGAGGTAATTCATTGAGAGCGTTATACTATGCATATAGAGGGAGCCACTACTTATTGAATACAATCTGAGTGATCAGAACTTAGGAACAGACCTTTCAAAATCCCTCCTTCTGAATTTAACTTGAACCCATTGTCCTCCACAAATTTGTTGAACTTATTGATACTTCTAATATCTGATATCAAGCGATGAGTGGAAATTGTGGTATGATTTAGTGCATAGCCATTAACAAGAGTCCATGCAGCATATTCACTTTCCCTGGTgtccaaaagaaaagaaaaagcaaatGTTATTTGAACAAAGAAACAGGAGTACAGAACTGCAAATAGCATACTCAGGGATGCCACTCAGGATGAGCACAAGAAGGCAATTTAAAGTATTACTGGATTGATAAAAGGTTATTTGTTAAACGGTGTAAAGTTcagtaaaaaaaactcaaggtACTATAACAAGTACCTAGATAAAACTTGGAAATCAGAATAAATGGGCTTCTCCCATGTCAGCTCCCCTGATGTACTTGCAAGAGTTGCATGTTTATTTCCTTTACCAGAAGTTCTAATGTATTTTTGAATGATGTCCTGCGCAGAAAAACAACCACATAAATGGGTTTGAGAACAGAAGATATCTTCGAATGAGCAAAGGTGGAAATAAGCGACTCTAGTGGCAACCAATATCAGAGACCAGAAATCCAGCATCCATATACTCTATCTGATGCATGGACTGTTCAAATTTAAGACCTGGTTTCCAAACTAGATTATGTGGCTATAGTATTTGCACTATAGAAATCTGTATTGAAGCCACAAGACTTATAGTCTGACAGAAACAACATAAAGTTCAATGACAATCCCAGATGCACTCATGCACAATAGTTTATAGTGGTACCTGGCTCTGAGGACTCAACTCATCCACAAGTAGTTCTGAAATGAATATCCTTGGCAAAGGCCCATAAACACCAGTTCCAGTGTATCCATCATTGGTGGGAGGAGAAAACCATAGTGCTCTTAACTTTTTTGCTGGAAACCTTAGTTCTTCACGAGGGACATAACCAAAGTCAGTAAAAAATTCAGCAAGTGATTTTATACCATAACCATCAACCTGCATTTATCAAAGATAAAATATCACATGTTTTTGCAGATCAACACTGCACAGTTTCATCTTAAGTAATAACACATGATGCATCAACAATTTAAGCTGAATGTAAATCTAATACTCACTCCAAATGTTCTGAAAGCAAAATGATCATAGCAAATGTGGTCCCCATCATAAGAACGAACAAGTTCCAGGATGGTTTTGGCAGTTGGATTTCTGCTCAGATATACTTTCTCCATGTTTGAGATAACTGTCCGGAAAAATGAATCAGCACCCTGAAACGGAATAAAATTTAAGACATTAGCCCACCTCATTCCCTTGGAAATTGGAACTGTGAACATTCAGTAATCAtacagaaaagaaagaagaacacGGCAAAGTATAATCCAAGCATATAATATCTAATACTACTACATATGGGAAAAAGAAATGGTTGATCATTGGCATTCGATTTAACATAATTACCATCAAAATTTTGCATGCCAGGCCTAATATCCATTTTAAACATCATGTAAAACATTAATATGAACAAACCATGCCTGCAGAACAATACTAACAATGTAGCTGACAAGGACAGTTCAGATTTTTAGCACACTACAAGGATCCTCCATCTGTAACAACATCAAAAGAACAAGCACATTCTAATTAAACAAAccttattaaagaaaaaaaaagctgtaTAATGGTCTGTCCTAAATTCTAGAATAGTGGCTCAAAAATCTCTTTCTTTCAATAACTCCAGGACCGAGGGCCTCTAATCAACACTTTCCCATGATGTTGACTTAAGGATTAAGGTACAAGACATAACAATAATATTATAGTAAATATATTAGTAACAAATCAGTAGCAACAATGCATGCGAGGTTGCGCTAATTCAGAGTCTGAGACTTCAGAGCACCAGCCAAAACATGTCAACCTACACAGCGGCGCCCCCACACCAGCGTCCCCATACAGCAGCAGAGAATGCATCCAATCCAACCTCCAAACAGAAACCCCTTGCAGTTCTAGGCAAACCGCACCACCGCCACACGCTCTACGGGGAGAGATCGAGCAAAAGCAATCGCTAGAAATGCACCAACCTCGATCGTACTACTAACTCGATCACAGATATACACGGCctgccggtggcggcgtggggcgCGCGGCGGTGCGTGCGTTACCTTGGGGAGGGCatcggcgggcgcgggcggggcggagGCAGCTGCCGCCATGGcgatgccgcggcggcgccggctgcctGGGGTTCCGCTTCCGCCCAGACGtacgggcgccgcggcggcggggtcgaggcggcggaggctgaGGATCGCGCCCGCTCCTGGGGATCTCGCGCCGGCAAGGGCCACGGCCAtggacaccggcggcggcggaggcggcgagcacTGGAGGCGAACCCGGCGGTGGCCGAGGCGGATATAGCCTAGCCTACTACCACTACTACTAGGTTGGATGCTGCACCACGACAAGCaagcgaggcgaggcggtgaCGGTGACGTGGCGAGCTGATCCGctgaaggggaggagagagtgGAGTGGACAAGTCGCCGTAGACGAGACGAGAAGGAACTGCATTCTCGGAAGAGGATGGATGCGCGTCGCTGACGTGGAAAGGGGAAAAGGCGAAGGAGTTGCGGGTTGGACTTGTCCAAGCCAGCATGGGCCCCACCGGTGTAGTTGTGCCCATTTGGCGCTTCCGAGGTTTGTACACGTGGACGGCTCGGGGGCGGGCCCAAGTATTGCTAGGTGGGCCGGTCCATAGATATTGTGGGCCTGGATTTCGGCCCATGTTCAGGCTGCCTGCCAATttctctaaaagaaaaaaaaggaaaaaataaatttaagaaAACCAACATTAATCCATTTCATTTTGCtgaaattatcataaaactacaacttttacgTGATATGTAGTAGTATATCACATAAAAATTAcatttttatgataattttcatgctattgttgtagcaaactgaaatactccatctgtcccataatataaaggattttgagtaGATCTATCATCTGttcaaattcattgtattaggatgtATTATATCCAcctaaaatcttttatattataggatggggGAGTAGGGGTGTGTTCGCTACTCTAGTTTCCCAACTTGCACAGTaaacacggaaaacggagcggtccattagcacgtgattaattaagtatttgttttttaaaaaaatggattaatttgatttttttaagcaactttcgtatagaaactttttaaaaaaacacaccctttagcagtttgaaaagcgtgcgcgtggaaaacgaggaagaTTGGGTTGGGAAAAAGGGGTTGCAAACACACGATCACTAATGTTGCAGCGTCATTATGGCaatgtttggctaatgggaaatagaaatgatttcccacccacaaaaagacatctttaaatcctaaccattcattctccctctttcatttaatcctaacccttcattcattttccAATTCCAATCCCACCctccatttcccattatccaaacacagcctatagTTACAGTTTTCTCTGAAGTttacttagaaaaaaataaagcgcGAAACTGCAAGCCTCCTTCCGTTGCAAGCCATGGCGgaagcgccaccgccaccgcggccgccggcctcctcgtcggcggcggcggaagcccGGGTGCTCCCTCCCACGATGCTCCACGCGCCTTCTCCGTTGAGCAGCCGACGCgcgagcagggcggcggcgggggggcgaggcgggagggggaggaggaagggaggggcgCCGATTCCGGCGGCcggggcgggaggaggaggaggagggagcggggtgGACAGGCTCGCCGATGCGGTGAGGTTGATCGGGAGGGACGTGGACCCCggggtcgccggcgccgacatcCTGGAGCTAGCCATGGCGAAGGGGCCCATGTTCTCGTGGCTGAGCTACTGGCCGGAGGAAGGGTACCCCAAGGAGGAACACCCCTACTGATGCATCCCCTCTTCGCAGCTACAATAATAGGTACACTCATCACCAGATTTTAATCCGCATTGCTAATTTATAGTAGTTTTAATCATGGTCGTTGGTCCAGTTCAGGAAGACGATCTAGTGTTCACTGACCTAACTATGCAGTGGTAGATAGTTTGTGCTGCAATGTAGTTGAAAATTGGGATGAAGCTTACCACTGGAATTGTGATTTCGTTCCTGCAATGCAAACAGTGAGTAAGTTCATGAAATTTTGTTGTGAGATGGCAAAAACATGAGGTGTCATGGTTTGCCGTTGGTTCTATCAGTCTTTGTATCTGGCGCAGTTGAAGAGTATTGGACTGGCCAAATTGAATAGCTAATCTCCATTGCTTAAccaatatatattctttttttttctagaaatgctAGTCTCGTGTTATTCCCTTTGATATGATTATTCAGCTCTATTGTTTATGTTTAGTCtcgtaattggtttttttacttCATTTCTGTTTCCCAGTTTGCTTAGTAGTGCATGTTTTCCTACCTGATAAAATCCGAAACATGTTATATCTGACAGTGATGACCAAATTCCGCAATCAAGGCTATATATTGAGGATATACAGGCTGACAACATTATTTTTCTCACAGCACACATGCAGCATACTGTATGTAAGCACACCACAACCATCAACTAGATTCATGTAAAGCACACATTCTTCATTCCGTATGGATTGGAACCTATCCCAGAGAATACCTGATCTACATTAAGCACAAACTATTCTACAAGCTTGATACTATTTTTACAACCTCACACAATATCCTCAAGCACATACAAACCAGTGGAAAGGCCCTCACCAATCCAAGTTACTGCTTCCTTGGATTTTTCACTTTGTTTGATGAGCCTGAAGACATCCATCACGGATCTGACTGGCAATATCTGCAACAGCACCAGGGCCATGAGGGAGGAAAATTGCTGAAGATTTGGATGTTGAACCGATCTCTTTCATAGTGTCAAAGTACTGCGTCAGCAGGACTAAATCCATCACATCCTTAGCTGAAGTCCCAGGAACATTGCCAGAGAAGCCAAGTACACTGTCTCTTAGCCCATCAACTATAGCCTGCCGCTGCCTTGCAATACCAAGCCCAGACAGATACTTGGCTTCAGCCTCTCCCTCGGCCCTCTTGATCTGAATGATCTTCTCTGCCTCTGCCTTCTCATTTGCTGCAACACGTAGCCTTGCAgctgaacaaaataaaagaaggaAATGGTTAACACTATAAATCAAACTGCTATAGTGATTGATTATTACTCCTTTTAATACCACAGTTGCAATTGGAAATGGATGACCAACTGCTATAGTGATATTCATTGCACTTGATTGTATTATGCTATACTAGGTATGAACTTTTCTTGTCTTCATTCTTGATTGTGTCAGTTTCTAGGTCAAAACAAATTTCAAGGTGTAGGTGAACACTACCTACCAGCATTAATTTCGTTCATCGCCCTCTTAACTTTCTCATCTGGTTCTATGTCAACAATCAGTGTTTGCACAATCTCATAACCATAAGCAAGCATTGCCTTCTCAAGCTCCTCCTCCACAGCTCTTGCTATTTCATTCTTTTGCAGAAAAGCATCGTCCAATTCTAGTTTGGGAATACTTGCCCTGATAactgaagaaaaaggaaaacaagtAAAATTCAATATAATCTGTATTCACGCTATTACTTCAGAATGGaagtaaatataatatatatgtatatatttatagttatcAATAACCTAATAGAGAGGGTCTTTAGCATTGACAAATTCAAGTTTGGTATGGGTCCTTGATATTGTCATCTGAGATATCCAGAAATGACTATATTGTAAGGAGTTGTCCTTACCATCAAAGACATAAGAttggatttgggattttgggttGCTCAGCTTGTAGTATGCATCGCTTGCTTTGTCCTCCATTGCTCGATATTGAATGGATGCAACAACCGTAACAAAAACATTGTCCTATGAGAGGATGCATAAGTAAAATTAAGTCCAGAAGCAGTAGTAAAAGACAACATGAATCTAAAAGAAATGTGGTGCATGGAGAGGATAAATGGATAATTTTTAACTTGTGAGAAGTGATATGTTATACCTTTGTCTTTGTCTCACAACGTACATCTAGCTGCCTA
The sequence above is drawn from the Oryza glaberrima chromosome 10, OglaRS2, whole genome shotgun sequence genome and encodes:
- the LOC127753133 gene encoding uncharacterized protein LOC127753133; amino-acid sequence: MAVALAGARSPGAGAILSLRRLDPAAAAPVRLGGSGTPGSRRRRGIAMAAAASAPPAPADALPKGADSFFRTVISNMEKVYLSRNPTAKTILELVRSYDGDHICYDHFAFRTFGVDGYGIKSLAEFFTDFGYVPREELRFPAKKLRALWFSPPTNDGYTGTGVYGPLPRIFISELLVDELSPQSQDIIQKYIRTSGKGNKHATLASTSGELTWEKPIYSDFQVLSRESEYAAWTLVNGYALNHTTISTHRLISDIRSINKFNKFVEDNGFKLNSEGGILKVSPDGLLQQSSTVADSALFTFADGITESIPRSYIEFAERLVLPQFKDLPNDEVNEHHRRDGFEVGNADKIFESTSNDQLTRRSA
- the LOC127786392 gene encoding uncharacterized protein LOC127786392; translation: MAEAPPPPRPPASSSAAAEARVLPPTMLHAPSPLSSRRASRAAAGGRGGRGRRKGGAPIPAAGAGGGGGGSGVDRLADAVRLIGRDVDPGVAGADILELAMAKGPMFSWLSYWPEEGYPKEEHPY
- the LOC127786391 gene encoding hypersensitive-induced reaction 1 protein-like is translated as MGKLVAAIGKLLCCVQVDQSTVGIKERFGKYEEVLDPGCHCVPWIIGSRVAGELTLRLRQLDVRCETKTKDNVFVTVVASIQYRAMEDKASDAYYKLSNPKSQIQSYVFDVIRASIPKLELDDAFLQKNEIARAVEEELEKAMLAYGYEIVQTLIVDIEPDEKVKRAMNEINAAARLRVAANEKAEAEKIIQIKRAEGEAEAKYLSGLGIARQRQAIVDGLRDSVLGFSGNVPGTSAKDVMDLVLLTQYFDTMKEIGSTSKSSAIFLPHGPGAVADIASQIRDGCLQAHQTK